CAAAGACGTCGACCGTGCTTACCTGGCCTTCCTCCCGCGACTGGATTTTCTCGATCAAGGCGTTCGTTGCCTCGATGCTGGCGCTCTACATCGCGCTCGCACTCGGCCTGCCGCGCCCCTACTGGGCGATGGCCACCGTCTACATCGTCTCGCATCCGCTCACGGGCGCAACCCGCTCCAAGGCGCTGTACCGCGTGCTCGGCACGCTGCTGGGTGCTGCGGCGTCCATTGCGTTCGTGCCCGCGCTCGTCAACACACCTGAATTACTGATGGCCGCCGTCGGTCTGTGGACCGGCACACTGCTCTACATCTCGCTGCTGCACCGCTCGCCTCGCAGCTACGTGTTCCTGCTGGCGTCGTACACGCTGCCGCTCATCGCCCTGCCCGCCGTGAATACTCCGTCGGGCATTTTCGACATTGCCGTCGCGCGTTCGGAAGAGATCATTCTCGGCATCGTCTGCGCCAGCGTCGTGGGCGCGGTGGTTCTGCCCACGAGCGTGGCGAAAGTGCTGCACGACCGCTCGACCCGCTGGCTCACCGACGCCGCGCGCTGGACCACCGACATGCTCTCGGCCGACCCCGAGGGGAAGGCCACGCGTCACATGAGCCGTCATCGCATGGCGGCCGACATTCTGGCGCTCGATCAGTTGATCGGCCAACTGTCGTATGACGCCGATACATCCGAGCGCGTGCGCGACGCACAGGAACTGCGCGGGCGCATGACGATGATGATGCCGGTGCTCTCGACCGTGGCGTCGCTGGTGCAGACATTGCGGCGGCATCCAAACGGTGCGCCCGAAGCGCTCGAAGCCAAGATGGCGGAAATCGTCGCGTGGCTGCGCCGGGGCGCACCGTCGCCCGCGCCCGCCCATCTGCTCAAGCCGCCACAATCGGCGGGCGAAGCGTCCGACTGGTACGGCGCGCTCGTGTCCGCGACCGAAGACCGCCTGCGCTCGCTCGTGCAACTGTGGCAGGACTGCGCCTCGCTGCAACGCCGCTTCGGCCTGCAGGAAGATGCGCCCGAATGGACGCCCGCCTTCCCGCACTGGGAGCTGGGTGGTGCGCGTCACTACAATCACGGCCTGCTGCTGTTCTCGACGATCTCGGCAGCACTGTGCACGTTCCTGATGGGCATGGCGTGGATCTATACGGGCTGGAACGACGGCGCGGCCGCTGTCTCGCTCGGCGCGGTTGCCTGCTGCTTCTTCGCAGCGATGGACGAGCCCGCACCGTTCATCCGCTCGTTCTTCTGGGCGACGGCCGTGTGCGTGGTGTTCGCCGCCGTGTACGTCTTCTTCATCCTGACGAACGCCCATGACTTCGGTCTGCTCGTTGCACTGTTCGCCGTGCCGTTCGTGTTGCTCGGCACACTGATCCCGCAGCCGCGCTTCACGATGGTGGCCATGCTCGTGGCCGTAAACACGGCGACTTTCGTGGGGATTCAGGGCGGCTACAACGCCGACTTCCAGAGCTTCCTGAACAACAACGTCGCCGGTCTGGCCGGGGTACTCTTCGCCCTGTTGTGGACCTTGCAGACGCGCCCGTTCGGCACCCGCGTCGCCATGCGTCGACTGATTCATTCGAGCTGGCGCGATATCGCAAAGAATGCGTTGGGCCGCTCGGTGAGCGAACACAACCGGCTGCGGGCGCGGTTGCTCGACCGGCTCGGCCAACTGGTACCGCGTCTGGCGGCGAGCGAAAGCGAAACGTCGAGCGACGGCTTCACCGAAGTGCGCGTCGAACTCTCTGCACTCGCCCTGCAACGCGAATTGCCGAATCTGAATCCATCGCAGCGTAATGCCGTCGAGGCCGTGCTCTGCGACGTGGCGCGCTTCTACCAGTCGCGACTCGATGCACAGGTGAGCCAGCCCGACGCCACGCTGCGAGACAAACTGCTGGGCGCCGTGCGCTCGTTGGTGGCCCATAGCGATCAGGCCTCGCGCAGTGCGCGCGCCTCGCTCATGGACATCCACGTCGCACTCTTCCCGCCTGCATCCCCTTCCCCCGCTTCGTCACGGAGTGCCCCATGAGCGGCGATATCGACATCTACGGTGTATTCGTGCCGACGCTGCTGGCCCTGATGGTCGTGGCGTTCGTGCTGACGGGCGCGCTGCGCTTCGTACTGGCGCGCATCGGCTTTTACAAGCTCGTCTGGCACCGCTCCTTATTCAACCTTGCTGTGTACATCATCGCGCTGGGCGGCATCGTCGCCGTGGCGCACGCCTGCCAACCATGAAACTGAAACTTCGCTCTCTCGGCCCTGTCGTTCTGACGCTCGCGGTCTCCTGCGTGGCGGTCTACGTGCTGCTGCATCTCTGGGACTACTACACCGTCGCCCCGTGGACGCGCGATGGCCGTATTCGCGCCGACATCGTGCAGGTCGCCCCCGACGTCTCCGGCCTGATTACCGACGTCGAGGTCAAGGACAACCAGCCGGTGCACCGTGGCGATCTGCTGTTCGTGATCGACCGCGATCGCTACACGCTCGCGTTGCAGCAGGCCGAAGCGACCGCCGCCGCCCAGCGCGCCACGCTCGCGCAGGCGCGTCGCGAGAACGCACGCAATCGTCAGTTGACGGAAGTGGTGGCCAAGGAAGTTGTTGAAGCCGGTCAGGCCAAGGTCGAATCCGGTGAAGCCGCCGTCGCCCAGGCCGACGCTGCGGTGCGCCTTGCGAAGCTCAATCTGGCGCGCACGCGCGTGCTCGCGCCTGCCGATGGCTACCTGAACGACCGTCTGCCGCGCGTGGGCGATTACGTGACAACGGGTCGTCCGGTCCTCTCGATGGTCGATGCGGGTTCGCTGCACGTCGAAGGCTATTTCGAAGAAACCAAGATGCGCGGCATCCATATCGGCGACAAAGTGGAGATTCGCCTGATGGGCGAGCGTCACGTGTTGCACGGGCATGTGCAAAGCATCGTCGCCGGTATCGAGGATCGCGACCGCACCAGCGGCGCGTCGATGCTGCCGAACATCAACCCCACCTTCAACTGGGTCCGTCTCGCACAGCGCATTCCCGTGCGCATCGCGCTCGACGACGTGCCCGCCGACATGCGCCTCGTCGCCGGTCGCACCGCCACGGTGACGGTCGTCGAAGGTCAGGGCAAAGCCCCCCAACCGAAGCACGCGGCGCAGCCCGACGGCGCAGCACCGACGGCGATGGCCGCCGTCACGCGAAGCGATGCACCGGCAGGAGTGCGCAAGTGAGTAAGACGAAGACAACCCGGCCCCGCCTCCTTCTACTGAGCGCCGTGGCCGCTGCGGCCACACTCGTTGCAGGATGCACGACCGTCGGACCGGACTATCATCTGCCCGAGCAGTCGGTCATGCGCTCGCCCGAGGCAAACGGCGCGCTCGCGAAGGTTGCGCCGACGGCTGCGGTCTCCCTCGAAGCGGTGCCCGATGACTGGTGGCAATTGTACGACGATCCGACGCTCGACGCGCTAGTGAAAGAAGCGCTCGCCGCCAATACGAACGTGCGCGTGGCGCTAGCCAACGTGCAACGTGCGGTCGCGCTGTATCACGAAGTGGAGTCCGAGAATCTGCCGCAGGGGGGTGTGCAGGCCGAAGCGGCCCGCGCCCAGATCTCGGGTGAAAGTCTGCTCAAGGAAGAGAAGCTGCCGGTGGTGAACATTGCCGTCGCCACGCTCGGCATCTCCTATCAGATCGACTTCTTCGGCAAGCTGGCCCGTGCGGACGAAGCCGCACTCGCCGCCGCCGAAGCGAGTCAGGCTGCTCTCGATGTCGCGCGCGTGAGCGTGGCGGCCGAGACCGTGCGGGCGTACGTGCAAAGCTGCGCGGCCAATCACGAGTACGACATTGCCAACGAGCAACTGAAGTTGCAGGAGCGCAGCGTCGCGATCACCCGCAAGCTGGTGGACGCCGGGCGCGATCAGCCGACCGATCTGCTGCGCGCACAGGCGCAAGCCGACACATTGCGTGCCGCGCTGCCGCATTACCTGGCGCAGAACGAAGCCGCCAACTACCGGCTGGCCGTGATGCTCGGCAAGGTACCTGGCACGCTCGACGCAAGCCTCACGCAATGTCGTCGTATTCCGCAACTCACGCAGGCGCTGCCCGTCGGTGACGGCACCGCGCTGCTCAAGCGTCGCCCGGACGTGCGTCAGGCAGAGCGCGAACTGGCATCGGCCACGGCCAGGATCGGCGTGGCGACGGCAGACCTTTACCCGACGATTCGCTTCGGCGCATCGATTGGCGCAAACGGCGTGCTGGAACACTTCGGTCAGGGGCGCACCGAGCAATGGACCGTCGGTCCGATGATCTCGTGGTCGCTGCCGACCAACGGCGTGCGCTCGCACATCAAAGGGATGGAAGCCGGCGCGAAGGCCGCGCTCGCGCACTTCGACGGTGTGGTGCTCAAGGCGATTCAAGAAACGCGGACATCGCTCTCGGCGTACACCCGCGAATTGCAACGCGACGATGCGCTGCGCGACGCGCGCGACAAATCCCGTGCCGCTGCGCAACAGAACCATAAGCTCTATCAGGCTGGCCGTGCGCCGTACCTCACGAGCCTCGACGCCGAACGCACGCACGCGAGCGCCGAAGCCGCGCTCGCCGCCTCGGAGACACAGGTCGCCATGGATCAGGTCAATCTGTTCCTGGCGCTGGGCGGCGGATGGCAATCGAGCGTCGCTCACGACAAGGCCGCTTTGGCCGAATCTGATTCGTCCGACGCATCTACGCATTGATCCACGCATTGAAACGAGGTCGCACGCGCGTATTTCACGATACGCTGCCGGACCTTCAGAAACACACAAGCCCCGTCGGGACCGAGGTCCTCTGGCGGGGCTGTGGCAAGTGACGCGCTAAGGCGTCGTGAAAAAGATTCGCGCAGCGCGGGCGGGACTCGTTAGCGTCGTCGATGCGATCGAACGAATCAGGCGGGCCGTCGGCGAATCGGGTACGGCTTCAGAACTTTAGTACATCTCGGGACGGACAGTCCCCCTTCCACACATCGAGACTTCAGTTCACCGACGGGGCTTGCGGCACAGCGATGTGTCGTGCAGCTTCGATTTCAGCGGTGCGTTTTTGCAGTTGAACCGATTGCTCGAAGGTGTACGGGAAGTTGAATTCCGTCACCGGCGACAGACCGAGTTCGCGTGCAGCTTGCAGTTCGGCACGCACGTGTTCACGGGTCACACCGGTCGATTGCTCGGCAGCGAAAGCCGAGCCGGCGGCTACGGTCAGGCTAACCAGCGCAATGGCGCTCAGCAGGTTCTTTTTCATGGAAAACTCCTTTTATCGTTCGTATGTCGTTCAAAGTGACGAAAACCGCTAACTAATCAGTTTTCGCCATGAGTAAATTATAGTTTTCCCTAGGAATTGAACTAGCCTCAAAGCGACAACACACCGTTTCGGAAAAGGTGTGAAATCGGATGAATTCAAGGGGGAATGTCTCGAAAATGGCGGAAATATGTCGCGCAATGGGCTAAGGCGGCCCATGTGAATTCATACGGATCTCTCGAAAATCGCGCGTTTCTCGCCCAATGAAAGTCGGGCTACAGACAGGCTGAAAAACCGACCGTTTGCGATCTGAAGTCGCAAAGGAAAGCGGTTCCGTGAACGCCCGGCATTAGCGCTCACGAACCCTATTTGATAAGGCGTTACTGCGGGGAACTACGGCGATAACTTCAGGGGGAAATCAGACCGGTGCTGATCGCGGCCGCAATGGCCTGATGCCGGTTGACCGCGCCGAGTTTGCGCTTGGCGTTATTGATGTGAAACGTGACGGTATGCTCGGAGATCTTCAGGATCAGTCCGATTTCCCAAGCCGTCTTCCCGCGCGCCGCCCACAAGAGACTTTCGATTTCGCGCGGGCTGAGCTTGCCGGTACAGCGGCTGGCTACCCACTGCATGTCGAGTTGTTGAATCGCCTGGTGGAAATACAGCGCCGTCAGATAGATTTCACCGACCATGCGCACTTCGAGTTCGGCCGATTCTTCCGGCGATTTTGCGGTCGCCGCGCTGAAGATCGCCCGCTCACCCGCAGCGCCGTAGATAGGGATCGATACGCCACTGCCCAGACCATGCGCTCTCGCGTCGGCAAAGATCGGATGCGGTCGCTTTTGCATGAGAAACGTGCGCCAGAGAATCGGCAGCGGCGACAGATTCGCCGCCACCAGCACCGGATCGACTTCGGCATATCCAGCGCTCTGATAGCGCTCGATCCAGGCAGGCGGGAACGTCGTGAAGATGTGACGGCTCGGCATGCCCTGCGCAGAAATGATTCGATCTTCCATCTGGAATGCAGCGGCTTCACGCTCGCGACGCGGCAACAACGGGGCATAAAACAGCGCGTCGTATTCCAGCGTTTGCGTCAGCTTCTGAAACTCGGCGTCCAGCGCCTCGACCGAGCGGGCCCCCAGCAGCCCCTCATATCGATAAAGGTTGTGATGCATTGCGAGTTACACGTTCTCAATAATTGCCGGTTTGGATGCCGTTATTCGCGCATTGTAGTCCGAGCCTCGTGTTTTGCGGGGAGTAATTTTGCCCAATAAAACAATGACGCTTTTTCACGTGGAGTGCGAATCATTTTCTCATCGAATTTCACAGTACGCTGCCCAGCCCCTCCAATGCCGACAAGACTTTTCGCAATCCCGGCGTAAGCGGTTTATCTTGCCTGACGACAATCGCCAACGTTCTCGTTAATTCCGGCGTGAGTGCCGATATACGCAATCCGCGTCGATGATGAACGGCATTCACCGACATTTTCGGCACGATGCTGTAACCGAGTCCTGCCGCCACCATCTCCTTGATCGCTTCGATGCTGCCCAGCGCCATGACCGGACGCATGCGCAACCCGGCTTGCAGAAACCAGTCGTCGATCAGCAGCCGGGTGCTGCTGCCGGACTCGAACGCGACCATGGGCGCGGCGGCCAGCGCGTGCGGCGTGATTTCGTCGCCCCACGTGTTGTCGTTCGCCGGTGCGATGGCGACGAATTCGTCGCGCAACACCGGCGTGACGTGCAGGCTGCGCCCCGCCGCAGGCAACGTCACGAGGCCGATATCGAGCCGGTTTTCCGTAACGGCCGCAACGACATCGTCGGTGTTGCCCGTGCTCACCCGGATGTCCAGTTGGGGATGCCGTTTGCGCATCGCGCGCAGCATGGGCGGCAGCAGATGAATGCAGGCCGTCGCCCCCGTGCCGATGCCGACTTCCCCGGCGACACCCTGCGCGTGGCTCGTCAGCGCCTGCATCGCCTCTTCGACGGCGGCATCGATGCGGCGCGCGTGTTCAAGCAACGTCAGCCCGGCTGACGTCGGCTTAAGCCGCTTACCCACTCGCTCGATGAGGCGCACGTTCAGGCGTTGCTCCAGTTGACGCACCTGAAGGCTGACGGCCGGTTGAGACAGGTCGAGACGCACTGCTGCCGCAGAGAAACTTCCGGCGTCGACGACTTCGGCGAAAGTATGCAACTGATCCAGATTCAAGCGTCGCATCTCAAAGTTTTCCTTATGAACCGGATAAGATGCCAAGACTTTACCAAGAGATGGGACGAGCGCACCATGCAGAGCGTGACGTCGGTCCGGGACGTCCGAACGCACCAACGCCTCGTCGACGTTTCGCGATGACGCCTGAATCCGGTACGAATCCGTCATTGCCCTCCATATCGTCATGCCTCACGTTCTCCGGCTCGGCCTCGCACAACTCATCAACTGGGGCGTGAGTTTCTATCTGCCCGGCGCCTTTGCGTGGCGCATCGCACGCGACACGGGCTGGGCGCAGACGTGGGTCTTCGCCGGTCCGTCGCTCGCCATGCTGGTGATGGCCGCCGTGTCGCCGCTCTCGGGCCGTTGGCTCGAACGCATGGGCGGACGCCGTGTGATGTGCCTCGGCACCCTGATTTGCTCCGCCGGATGCGCCGCACTGGCCACGAGCACGACGCTCGTGCAGTTCTACGCCGCGTGGTGCCTGCTGGGCGTGGGCATGCGGCTGTCGCTGTACGACGCCGCCTTCGCCACGCTGGCCGCCCTCTACGGCCCCACCGCCCGTCGGCCGATGACGCAGATCACACTGATCGGCGGCCTCGCTACGACCGTCTTCTGGCCGATCGGCAACTGGCGCGGCGACACATGGGGATGGCGTCCGGGCGTGACTGTGTATGGCGCGTTCGGCCTGCTGGCGTGGGCGTTGCTGCGCAGCCTGCCGCCGACGCCCCCGCGTGCACCGGCTACCGACGCCAGCAACAAGACACGCGCCCCACTCCCCTGGCGGCCCGCCCTGCTCTACGGCGCGATCATGGCGCTGGTGTCGATCGTGTCGTCGGGGATGGCGGCACACCTTACCTCCCTGTTGAGCGTGCGAGGGCTACCGGTCGGGCTCGCCGCGCTCTGGGGACTGGGTCAGGTGTGTGCGCGAACGCTGGAATGGCTTCAGCCACGCCAGTCGAGCGCGGTGAGTCTCAACGTCGTGGTCGGCGGTGGGTTGCCGCTGTGCTTCGCGCTGGGATTGGCAGGGATGTCGTCCGTCGTCGTCGCCGGCGTCTTCATCTTCTTCTTCGGCGCGCTGAACGGACTGGCGACGCTGCTGCGCGCCAGCCTGCCACTGGAACTCTTCTCGCATGAAGCCTATGCGCGGGCGCTCGGCACCTTGCTCACGCCCGCCTTCGCGGTCTCGGCCGTCGCCCCCTGGGCCTACTCGGTAGCCCGCGCGCACTGGGGCGACGCGGCCATCCTCTGGGGGTCACTGGTCATCGGCCTGCTGATCGCGGTGGCTGCGCTATCGCTGCGGCGTCTGGGGCAGACAACGCCTGCTCGACAAATGTCCGAAGAAACTCGATCCATGTCTTGACCTTCGCGTCGAGGTACAGCCGCGACGCGTAGACCGCGTAGACGTTCGTCCCCTGCAGCGCGTACTCGGGCAGCACCCGCACCAGCGAACCGCTGCGCAACGCCGAGAGTACGGAGAGCAACGGCACCGGCCCCACGCCACAGCCGCTGATGAGCGCCGCCGCCAGCGAGTCAGCCGTGTTCACGCGTAGCCGCCCCGACGGCACCGGCAGTTTCACGCTGCCGTCCGGACCATCGAAAAGCCAGTGATCGACGGCGTAATGCGGGGCGTTGAGGCGTACCTGCGTGTGCTGCGCCAGTTCGTCCAGCGAGCGCGGTGCGCCATGTCTGGCGAGATACTGGGGGGCTGCGCACAGCACCGACGCCATCCGGCAAATCCGTGCCGACACCAGGCCCGAATCGGGCAACTGCGTCGCGGCGAGCCGCAGCGACACGTCGATGTTCTCCTCCAGCAGATCGGGCACGCGCGACGACAGCAGCAAGTCGGCCTCGACGTCCGGGTACTGCTCGAGGAAGCGCGCCAATGCGGGCACCACGAACACCTGCCCGAAGCTGGCTGGCGCGTGCAGACGCAGCGTGCCGCTGGGCGCGGCGCTGGCCGCCCCGGCTTCGGCCTCCGAGACGTCGACCAGCGCGATGATGTCGCGGCAACGCTCAAGGTAGCGCTTGCCTGCGTCGGTCAGGGCAAGCTTGCGCGTCGTGCGATGCAGCAGCCGCGTGCGCAGGTGCGCTTCGAGCTCGGAGATGGCCTTGGACACTTGTGGCGTGGTCATGTCGAGCGCGCGCGCCGCACCGGCAAAGCTCGCGACGTCGGCCACGCGCACGAAGATCCGCATGTTCTTTAAGGTGTTCATGGAGCGCGATGATATCGCGGGACGGCGGTGGCGCAGACAATGACGCCGCTGCGACGACAAAGACGTGCCTGCCGAGATAACCGCAAGTCATATGCACGTGCGGCGATATTCGTTGGGATCGGCAGCCGCGCGGGGTATCCTAGCGGCCCGATCCGATGTATCCGAGTGCACCGACTGCACGCTATCCGACGAGACAATTCGCATGACCGATATCAACACCCGCCAAGCCGATCATCCTATCGACCCGCAATTCGTGGCCCGCTGGTCGCCGCGTGCGTTCAAGGACGAAACGATTCCCGAAGCCACCCTGCTGTCGTTCTTCGAAGCGGCTCGCTGGGCACCGTCGGCCTACAACGCGCAACCGTGGCGCTTTGTCTTCGCCCGCCGCGGCACACCGCATTGGGACCAGTTCGTCGGCTTCCTGAACGAGTTCAACCAGACGTGGGCCAAGAACGCCGCCGCCATCGTTCTCGTGATCTCGAAGTCGACGCTCACGCCCCCGGGCAGCGACCAGGAAGTCCCGGCCCCGACCCACAGCTTCGACGCCGGTGCAGCCTGGGGCTACCTCGCCCTGCAAGCCTCGCTCGCGGGCTGGGCGACGCACGGTCTGGCCGGTATCGAACACGACAAGATCCGCAACGCACTCGATCTGTCGTCGAAGTACAAGATCGAGGCGGCCATCGCCATCGGCCGTCCGGGCGGCGACGTGAACGCACTGCCCGAAGGCCTGCGCGCTCGCGAAGTGCCGAGCCCGCGCGAGCCGCTCGCCAAGATCGCTTCGGAAGGCCGCTTCGCGTTCTGATGCCTTCGCGCCTGTCGTCGCCAGGTGGCTGACGGCTACGCATGAAAAAAACCCGCCGGATCGCAAGACCCGGCGGGGTTTTCGATTGACGTAGACCGATGCGATCACGCTACGGTCACGTCACGACGCTTCACTCTCAGGCTTCCATCCGCCCCCCAGCGCACGATACAGCGCCACATGATTGACGAGTACTCGCTGCTTCACGTCGATCAGTTGCTGCGCCGCGTGGAATTCGCTGCGCTGAGCGTCTAGCAGTTCGAGATAGCTCGCCACCCCGTTCACGTAGCGACGCTTGGCCAGCCGCAACCGCTCACGCTCACCATCGGACACACGCTTTTGCGCCTGATATTGACGCGCGAGCAGTTGTTGCGCCGTGAGCGCATCGTCGACTTCCGCAAACGCCGTCTGGATCGCGCGCTCGTACGAGACGACCGCCATCTCCTTGCGGACATTCGCCAGATTGAGGCCCTGAATGTTGCGCCCGCCACTGAAGATCGGCACGGTGATCTGCGGCATGAAGGACCACACGCCGGTGCCTGCGCCGAACAGATCGGAGAAGCTGGCGCTGGCGGTGCCGATGTCGGTCGTCAGTCGGACCGACGGGAAGAATGCCGCGCGCGCCGCGCCGATATTCGCGTTGGCCCCGCGCAGCTTCGCTTCGGCCTGACGAATGTCCGGACGACGCATCAGCAACGACGACGGCAAGCCCGCCGCGACCGGTACCACGAAAGCACCGTCGAGCGACGCCGCCGCTGCGGGCTTCGCGCCGACATCGCCGGTGAGCACCTGCAACGCGTGCACGATCTCGCTGCGCTGACGTTCGCGCTCGGCGAGCGCCGCCCGCGCCACTTCGACCTGCGTCGTCTCGGTGTTCAGGTCGAGGTCGTCGACCAGCCCTCGCTCGGCGCGCAGACGAATGACGCGAATGCCGTCCTCACGCGCCGCCAGCACATCGCGGGCGTAAGCGATCTGCTCGTTCGCGGCGGCCAGTCCGATATAGGTCGTCGCCACTTCCGCCACCAGACTCACCTGCGCCGCGCGCTGGGCTTCCTCGCTCGACAGGTACTCCTGAAGCGCGGCGTCGCGCAGACTGCGCACACGCCCGAAGAAGTCCAGCTCGAACGCGCTCACCCCCACCGTCGCACGCACATCGTTGGCGACATAACCGCCCGGCGTGTCGCTTGCGCCATCGGGTTGCCCGGCCGTGCCGGAGTAACGCTGACGGGAGAACGCGCCGCCCGCCTGAACGCTCGGCAGCAGATTGGCCGACTCGATGCCGTACAACGCGCGCGCTTCCTGCACGCGCAGCGACGCCAGCCGCAAGTCGCGATTCTGTGCGAGCGCACGGCGAATCAGCGTCTGCAAGTCCGCGTCCGTGAAGACCTCGGCCCAATCGGCGTCGGCGGAAAGCGGATCGGCGAGTGCGAGATGCGCACCGCTGCCCGTCGGGGCTTCGTACGTCGTTGGCATCGGTGCCCCCGGACGCTCATACGTCGGCGCCATGGTGCATCCGGCCAGCAACGCGAACAGGCACACGCCGGCCACGGTTATCCCGCGCATGCGGGGTCGAAACATCGTCATACTTTCCCCTCGACGGCCGGTGCGGCGTCATGCCCATCATGCCCATCGTGCGTATGGTGCGGCGCATCCTTGCCCAGATGCGAGCGGCGCACGAAACGGCCCACCAGCAGGAAAAACAGTGGCACCAGGAAGATCGCCAGCACCGTGGCCGTCACGATCCCGCCCAGCACGGCCACACCGATCGCGCGCTGCGCACCCGACGCCGGGCCGGTCGCAATCGCCAGCGGCACCACGCCGAAGCCGAACGCCAGCGAAGTCATCACGATCGGACGCAAACGCAGTCGCGCAGCTTCGACCGCCGCATCGAACCATGTCATGCCCTGCTTCGCGAGATCGTTGGCCACTTCCGCAATCAGAATGGCGTTCTTCGCCGACAGACCGATGGTCGCAATCAGGCCGACCTTGAAGTAGATGTCGTTGGGCATGCCCATCAGACTCACCGCGCCGAGTGCGCCAATCACGCCGAGCGGCACCACCATGATGACCGCCGCCGGAATCGCCCAGCTCTCGTAAAGCGCCGCGAGCGCGAGGAACACCACCAGCACCGACAGCGCAAACAGGATCGGCGCCTGCGCGCCCGACGCCCGCTCTTCGAGCGACTGACCGCTCCACTCGTGCCCGATGCCCGCAGGCATCTCCGACATCAGTTGCTCCATGCGCGCCATGGCTTCGCCGCTGCTCTTGCCTGGCGCCGATTCGCCCTGAAGCGTGAACGACGGATAGCCGTTGTAGCGCTTCAGTTGCGGCGAGCCGAGCTTCCACTTGAGCGTGACGAATGACGACAGCGGCACCATCTCCCCGCTGGCGTTGCGCACACGCAGATTGCCGATGTCTTCCGGCGACACGCGCTGACGCCCGTCCGACTGCACGACCACGCGGCGATTCTCGGCACCGAGCATGAAGTCGCCCACATACTCCGAACCGAACATGGTGGCGAGCGTGGTATTCACATCGTCCATGCCGACCTTGAGCGCTTCCATCTTGCGACGGTCGATGGCGATGTCGATCTGCGGCACCTCACCCTGCCCGGCAAAGATCACGTTCTTAAGCACGGGATCCTTGGCCGCCTTTTGCAGCAACTCGTCGCGCGCGGCGGTGAACACTTCCGCGCCCACACCCGCACGATCCTGCAAGCGCAGATTGA
The Pandoraea oxalativorans genome window above contains:
- a CDS encoding MFS transporter gives rise to the protein MPHVLRLGLAQLINWGVSFYLPGAFAWRIARDTGWAQTWVFAGPSLAMLVMAAVSPLSGRWLERMGGRRVMCLGTLICSAGCAALATSTTLVQFYAAWCLLGVGMRLSLYDAAFATLAALYGPTARRPMTQITLIGGLATTVFWPIGNWRGDTWGWRPGVTVYGAFGLLAWALLRSLPPTPPRAPATDASNKTRAPLPWRPALLYGAIMALVSIVSSGMAAHLTSLLSVRGLPVGLAALWGLGQVCARTLEWLQPRQSSAVSLNVVVGGGLPLCFALGLAGMSSVVVAGVFIFFFGALNGLATLLRASLPLELFSHEAYARALGTLLTPAFAVSAVAPWAYSVARAHWGDAAILWGSLVIGLLIAVAALSLRRLGQTTPARQMSEETRSMS
- a CDS encoding LysR family transcriptional regulator is translated as MNTLKNMRIFVRVADVASFAGAARALDMTTPQVSKAISELEAHLRTRLLHRTTRKLALTDAGKRYLERCRDIIALVDVSEAEAGAASAAPSGTLRLHAPASFGQVFVVPALARFLEQYPDVEADLLLSSRVPDLLEENIDVSLRLAATQLPDSGLVSARICRMASVLCAAPQYLARHGAPRSLDELAQHTQVRLNAPHYAVDHWLFDGPDGSVKLPVPSGRLRVNTADSLAAALISGCGVGPVPLLSVLSALRSGSLVRVLPEYALQGTNVYAVYASRLYLDAKVKTWIEFLRTFVEQALSAPDAAAIAQPPRSAGR
- a CDS encoding nitroreductase family protein codes for the protein MTDINTRQADHPIDPQFVARWSPRAFKDETIPEATLLSFFEAARWAPSAYNAQPWRFVFARRGTPHWDQFVGFLNEFNQTWAKNAAAIVLVISKSTLTPPGSDQEVPAPTHSFDAGAAWGYLALQASLAGWATHGLAGIEHDKIRNALDLSSKYKIEAAIAIGRPGGDVNALPEGLRAREVPSPREPLAKIASEGRFAF
- a CDS encoding efflux transporter outer membrane subunit → MRGITVAGVCLFALLAGCTMAPTYERPGAPMPTTYEAPTGSGAHLALADPLSADADWAEVFTDADLQTLIRRALAQNRDLRLASLRVQEARALYGIESANLLPSVQAGGAFSRQRYSGTAGQPDGASDTPGGYVANDVRATVGVSAFELDFFGRVRSLRDAALQEYLSSEEAQRAAQVSLVAEVATTYIGLAAANEQIAYARDVLAAREDGIRVIRLRAERGLVDDLDLNTETTQVEVARAALAERERQRSEIVHALQVLTGDVGAKPAAAASLDGAFVVPVAAGLPSSLLMRRPDIRQAEAKLRGANANIGAARAAFFPSVRLTTDIGTASASFSDLFGAGTGVWSFMPQITVPIFSGGRNIQGLNLANVRKEMAVVSYERAIQTAFAEVDDALTAQQLLARQYQAQKRVSDGERERLRLAKRRYVNGVASYLELLDAQRSEFHAAQQLIDVKQRVLVNHVALYRALGGGWKPESEAS